The Labilibaculum sp. sequence GCTACAAATATTTTATTTTGAAGTAATTCCTTTCTCACATTTTCATTTTCCACATACAAAGGATAAACCATTGGACCATTCACAAGCAAATCGGAGAAATCGAATTGATTGACACCGGACAGTTGCTGACGCAGATACCGAAAGTTTTCTTCTCTGATTTGTTTTACTTTGGAATAATCAATATGGCTCAAAAGAGACTTGCTTAGCTCCGACATCTGCAAAATTGGCTGCCCCGACAGCTTTAAACTATTCTTCTGAAAATCGGAATAGCCGCTTTCAGCACCTAATTCCAAACGCTTTAGTAAATGCGACATTCGATCCCACGAATAATCCATTTTTAACTCTTCCTCCAAAACCAAATTGCACGACAAATAAGCGCCGTCAGGAACACCAAAAAACTTACGGGCCGAATAAAATGTTCCAAAGGCCAATACTTTATCAGAAAAGAACGCCTGCGAATTGTCAACAATCAGGTTCCCAATCTGATGACTCAAAGCTTCAAGCACAGCATCTTTAATTCCGAAGTAGTTGATGTAAAGCATCACCTCATCCTTCTTTGGTGAAAAATCTAAAACAGGATTCAGATTTTGATCGATTGAATAAAACTCCGCTTCTACATTCAACTTTTTTATGGGTTCCAAAAGCACTTTACAGGAAAACTTTGGCAGGTATATTTTTTTGAAATTACCCACCCGAAGCAAATATTCGAGACAATTTCTGCCGGTATTCAAGTGCAGCAGATCCGGGTAATATCCCGGTCCGCCAACCACTTCCAACTCAAAATAGCCGCCAATTGCTTTCATCTTAAATAGCTAAGCGATTTGTGTTCACATTATTCACAAAAATTATTCCTTCCGATTCGAGTTCAATCTGAATGTATTTTTCGCTGTTGTCTATCTTTTCATACATCTCATCCCTCGATGAAAATTGCAGTAAGAGAACGCCAATGGTTGCATTCGATCCTTGAAAAGATATCACAGAATCACCAATATTTTTAAAAATATGTTTCTCCAGAATGTTTTCAGCTAAATCCGGAGATATATTAATTTCCTTTAAAATGCCATCGCGGTCGCTGTGCAAAACATAGTAAGCAAAAAAGCCTTCTTTGTGTATGTGATCAACAGTAATTGTCTTTCCCATGGCCGCTTCAACAGTAGCATTAACCATATTAAATCCACTGGCATATTGCTCTAACTGAGGAACTAAATTTCCTCCGTTGCGAGGACCGATTTCCATTAAAAAAATTCGGTCATCCTCATCAATTCTCACTTCAATATTAAAAGCTCCCTGCTTAATCTCAAGAAGATCAAACAAGCGTTGCAGTTCCGATTCTATTCTGCTCAAAATAGCTGCTGAATGGATCGAAGGTAAGGTTGTTGAGTAGGGAACAAATGGATTTACTTTTTCATCGAAATGATGATCGCCCAAATAACAAAAACATATTTTCCCGCCGCACACAAATGCATCACCATGAATCTGCGGCCCTTTCTTTACAAGAAACTCCTCCATCACAATCCTTTTGGTTCTGGAAAAACTCATCGCATATTCAAAAGCGCTTACCAGCTCACCCGCTGAATGAATTTTCCCCACTCCTTTGCTTCCCGATGAATCAACTGGCTTTACCATAAGCGGAAAGGAAAAATCATCTACTTCAAGCAAGGCATCTGCCAGGCTTTCAAATCCTTTTGATTTTGGCAGGTTAAACCCGTTCTTTTGAAGAAAATTCCTAAACAAATCTTTCTCAGCCAAAATTTTCACCGATTGATATGAATTTCCCGGCAGCTTCATTTTTTCGGATACATATGCTGCAGTAGGTGCCGCAGGATCCGAAGCGTAGGCTACGATTCCATCAATCTTCAATTTTCCAGCCAATTCGAGCACTAATTCTTTGTCGGTAGTGCTAATATTGTAATACTCATCAGCATATTGATGCCCCGGATTTTCGGGAACAAAATCACAGGTAATTACATGATAACCCAACTTCTTTGCAGCAAGAACAGACGGCACCTGAAAATAAGATCCCCCAAGCAGTAAGATTCTTTTTTTATTCATAGATCTAATCTATTTTTCTTTTAATTTGATTGAATATTTCGACTGGAATTTCTCTTCTCTCAACCCGTGCCATTCCTTTAAGAACAGACACAACAGTATCAATCACTTCATCGGGTAAATCAGGATACAAGGGAAGACAAATTACCTGTCGTGATATCTCGTAAGCAATATCCAAACCTTTTGCTGACGGCAATCCCCGGTAAGCTGAGAATTCACTGATTAAAGGGTAAAAATATCTTCGCCCGTAGATGTTGTGCTTTTTCAGTTCTTCATATACATCATCTCTCGATCTTCCAAACTCCGATTCATCGATAAAAACGGGAAAATAGGAATAGTTGTACTCAACATCCACCGGATTTTCGAGGTAGCGAACCCCTTCTATATCTTTCAAACCTTCGCGGTATTTTTCTGTAATGTGCTGCCTGCCGTCAATGGCCGAGTCGAAATATTTCAATTGTAAAATTCCGTAAGCCGCCTGCAATTCGTTCATTTTAGCATTAATACCCGGCGCAACAACTGTTGTTTCATCAGCAATCCCAAAATTTTTCAAATAATCAATCCGCCTTTTTGTCTTCAAATCATGACAGATGATGGCTCCCCCTTCGATCGTATTGAAAACTTTTGTTGCATGGAAACTGAGTATGGATAAATCGCCGTAATTCAGAACACTGGATCCTTTGTATTTCACTCCAAAAGCATGAGCTGCATCATAAATTACCCGTAAGCCATACCGGTCGGCTAAATTCTGAATCTCATCAACATCACATGGATTTCCGTACACGTGAACTGGCAATATAGCCGTGGTCTCCGGTGTAATTGCCGCCTCAATTAATTTAGCATCCAAATTGCAGTAATCAGCTTCAATATCAACAAAAACAGGTTTTATTCCATTCCACCATAAAGAGTGGGTTGTGGCAACAAAACTGAATGGCGTAGTAATTACTTCCCCTTTTATTTTCAGACATTGCAGCGCCGCCATTAAGGCCAGCGTTCCATTGGAAAATAAGGATACATAGGGAACTCCAAGAAAAACAGCCAATTGTTTTTCAAATTCCTGATGGTATTTGCCATTATTTGTAAGCCACCTGCTGTCCCAAATATCCTCTAACAAAGGGATAAATTCCTTTAATGGCGGCAATTGAGGCCGGGTAACTAATATTTTATGTTTTTCCATCTTCTTAGGGGTATTACTTCTTTTAAAATCAGTAATCCATCGGTCAAAGCTTCTTGTTTTGTTGCCGTGGCCAATAGTAAATAAGATCCGATACCAATAAGTATCTGGTAAGAGAGAGAAATAATTTCATTATCGATCAACCAACCTGTCATCATAAAAGCAACCATTAAAAGACTTATTAAAAAGGTTTGACTAATGTCTTTAAGTTGATTTGGTATGGTATAGGCAATCAATTTTCCTGTAAAAAAAGCATTGATGAAAAAGCTGATAAAAGAGGTACAGATCTGGCCGATCACCAAGCCCATTATTCCCCAATTCAATCCGATAACAATAGCAATTATCACAATCAATTTTTTAACGACTTCGAGGATCAGGAATAAATCCGACCGGCCTTTCACCTTTAAAATATTCAAGTTAGAAGTGTGCAGGGTATAGATCATTCCGGCAATACACAACAACTGAAAGTAAGGTACTGACGGCAGCCATTTTACTCCTAAAACCAATACCAATAATGGTTTGGCTATCACAGCCAACCCCAGCATCAGAGGAAAATTAATAAACACCAAAAGTTTAATCAGCTTTCGAAATCCTTGTTTCAACTTTTCGTTATCGTCCTGAATTTTTGAAAAAGCCGGGAAAGTTACATTTCCCACCACCTGTGCCAATGTAGTAACCGGAACTTGCTGCAACTTTTTTGCTTGTGAATAAAACCCGAGAGCTGATGCCGAAAACATTCGTCCGATAACCATTAAGTAAATGTTCTCGAAAGTTTGACTGATAATGCCGGACAGCAGCAGTTTAGAACCAAAACGAAACAGCTGATTAAATGATTGAATGGAAAAAATAAATGAAGGCCGCCACGTACTTTTTACCCAAAACAATACCGTTCTAAAAAAATAGATTCCAATAATTTGACCAGCAAGCGCCCAAACACCAAAATTGAGTAAAGCCATTCCTATTCCTACAAAAGCCGATAAAAAGTTGGCAATTACCACCACCTGAGCAATGGACTTAAAATTCATTTCAATTTTAAACTTCACCAAATGAATTAAGCCAAAAGAGTTTACTGCCAAAACAAGACAAACAACCCTCGTTAAATCTATCAGCAAAGGCTGATGAAAAAAGTCGGCAATATAAGGAGCGGCAGCAAATAACAGGAAGTAGAGAACAAAACCTATTGCGATGTTAAAATAAAAAACCGTTGAATAATCGGTCTGATTCACATCCTTTTTCTGTATGAGTGCATTATCAAATCCACTATCGATAAAGGCCTGGGAAACGCCAATAAAAATGGCCAGCATCCCAATCAAACCAAAATCTTCCGGCTCCAGTAATCTGGCAAGAATGATCTGAGAAATCAGCAAAATTAACTGACTTCCAAATTTTTCGAGAAAACTCCAGAATACGCCTTTTATGGTTTGACTCTTTAATTCGGACATTTATAATGTAGTTAAGCAACAATTCTTTCCCGAACTGCAATCGCTTTTTTCAATTCCTGAACTATTCTTATGCAAGCATTTCCATCACCGTAAGGATTACTGGCTGTTGACATTTTACGGTAAATGGCATCCTCCTCGAAAAGCATTTCCACAGCTTCAATAATCCGATAAGAATCAGTACCAACCAATTTTACTGTTCCTGCCGACAAGGCCTCGGGACGCTCCGTTGTATCCCTCATTACCAAAACCGGTTTTCCTAAAAACGGAGCCTCTTCTTGTATTCCTCCCGAATCGGTTAAAATCAAGTAAGAAAGATCCATCATGTAAACAAATGGCAAATAGTCAATCGGATCAATCAGGAAAATGTTTTTCGCACCAGCATCTCCGTTAACCGGATTCTTACCCAAAATCTCGTAAACAGGTTTCTGAACATTCGGGTTTAAATGAACAGGATACACAAAGTCGACATCAGGATATTTCGCCGCTAAAAATTTAATTGATTCGCAGATATTTAAAAATCCCTTCCCGAAATTCTCACGGCGATGTCCGGTTATCAAAACCATTTTCCGCGAACGGTATACCCAGTCGGCCACTAAACTGGTAGGAATTCCTTTGGCCTGCAATACGTTAATTATATCCATTACCACCCGCGACGAACGGTGAATTTTGGTAAGGGTCAACTGCAAAGCATCGATAACGGTATTGCCCGTAACAACAATTCTGTTTTTGCTGATCCCCTCATCCATCAGGTTTTTTTGAGCCATAATGGTAGGAGCAAAATGCCATTGTGCCAACCGTCCGGTAATTTGACGATTGCCCTCTTCGGGCCATGGCGAATACAAATTATTGGTTCGTAAACCTGCTTCGATATGCGCAACTGCTATTTGCTGATAGTAAGCTGCCAAAGCCGTTGTCGAAGATGTGGATGTATCGCCGTGCACCAATACCAAATCGGGTCTGGCTTCATTCAGCACTTCACGCATTCCAATAAGCACTCTACTGGTAATATCGTATAGATCCTGACCTGACTTCATAA is a genomic window containing:
- a CDS encoding ATP-grasp domain-containing protein, which translates into the protein MNKKRILLLGGSYFQVPSVLAAKKLGYHVITCDFVPENPGHQYADEYYNISTTDKELVLELAGKLKIDGIVAYASDPAAPTAAYVSEKMKLPGNSYQSVKILAEKDLFRNFLQKNGFNLPKSKGFESLADALLEVDDFSFPLMVKPVDSSGSKGVGKIHSAGELVSAFEYAMSFSRTKRIVMEEFLVKKGPQIHGDAFVCGGKICFCYLGDHHFDEKVNPFVPYSTTLPSIHSAAILSRIESELQRLFDLLEIKQGAFNIEVRIDEDDRIFLMEIGPRNGGNLVPQLEQYASGFNMVNATVEAAMGKTITVDHIHKEGFFAYYVLHSDRDGILKEINISPDLAENILEKHIFKNIGDSVISFQGSNATIGVLLLQFSSRDEMYEKIDNSEKYIQIELESEGIIFVNNVNTNRLAI
- a CDS encoding DegT/DnrJ/EryC1/StrS family aminotransferase, with translation MEKHKILVTRPQLPPLKEFIPLLEDIWDSRWLTNNGKYHQEFEKQLAVFLGVPYVSLFSNGTLALMAALQCLKIKGEVITTPFSFVATTHSLWWNGIKPVFVDIEADYCNLDAKLIEAAITPETTAILPVHVYGNPCDVDEIQNLADRYGLRVIYDAAHAFGVKYKGSSVLNYGDLSILSFHATKVFNTIEGGAIICHDLKTKRRIDYLKNFGIADETTVVAPGINAKMNELQAAYGILQLKYFDSAIDGRQHITEKYREGLKDIEGVRYLENPVDVEYNYSYFPVFIDESEFGRSRDDVYEELKKHNIYGRRYFYPLISEFSAYRGLPSAKGLDIAYEISRQVICLPLYPDLPDEVIDTVVSVLKGMARVERREIPVEIFNQIKRKID
- a CDS encoding MOP flippase family protein; amino-acid sequence: MSELKSQTIKGVFWSFLEKFGSQLILLISQIILARLLEPEDFGLIGMLAIFIGVSQAFIDSGFDNALIQKKDVNQTDYSTVFYFNIAIGFVLYFLLFAAAPYIADFFHQPLLIDLTRVVCLVLAVNSFGLIHLVKFKIEMNFKSIAQVVVIANFLSAFVGIGMALLNFGVWALAGQIIGIYFFRTVLFWVKSTWRPSFIFSIQSFNQLFRFGSKLLLSGIISQTFENIYLMVIGRMFSASALGFYSQAKKLQQVPVTTLAQVVGNVTFPAFSKIQDDNEKLKQGFRKLIKLLVFINFPLMLGLAVIAKPLLVLVLGVKWLPSVPYFQLLCIAGMIYTLHTSNLNILKVKGRSDLFLILEVVKKLIVIIAIVIGLNWGIMGLVIGQICTSFISFFINAFFTGKLIAYTIPNQLKDISQTFLISLLMVAFMMTGWLIDNEIISLSYQILIGIGSYLLLATATKQEALTDGLLILKEVIPLRRWKNIKY
- the wecB gene encoding non-hydrolyzing UDP-N-acetylglucosamine 2-epimerase: MNRIMNGNGKYRVLLVFGTRPEAIKMAPLVKEFQKYPDDFETIVCVTGQHREMLDQVLELFDIQPDYDLEIMKSGQDLYDITSRVLIGMREVLNEARPDLVLVHGDTSTSSTTALAAYYQQIAVAHIEAGLRTNNLYSPWPEEGNRQITGRLAQWHFAPTIMAQKNLMDEGISKNRIVVTGNTVIDALQLTLTKIHRSSRVVMDIINVLQAKGIPTSLVADWVYRSRKMVLITGHRRENFGKGFLNICESIKFLAAKYPDVDFVYPVHLNPNVQKPVYEILGKNPVNGDAGAKNIFLIDPIDYLPFVYMMDLSYLILTDSGGIQEEAPFLGKPVLVMRDTTERPEALSAGTVKLVGTDSYRIIEAVEMLFEEDAIYRKMSTASNPYGDGNACIRIVQELKKAIAVRERIVA